From one Micromonospora siamensis genomic stretch:
- a CDS encoding MFS transporter: MRNHPAVVLVAVLLSTLALPVSLTGASVALPEVGRDLDAGLAAVQWVVNGYNATFASFMLATGALADLFGRRRVYAVGLALFAGGGLLASAAQDIVLLDLARALSGVGAAAAATSASALLAGAFHGRARARAFSVFGTTIGAGLAFGPSIAGLLIEAFGWRAVFAAPALVAALVLVVLVPLLPESRQPGAGRVDWPGTVTFTAALLLLIFGFVQGPDYGWSAPVIVAAFVAAVALLVAFVRVERRSAQPMFDLSLLANPRFVGICLAAAVIVAVLVPLLVYLPSYLTTVVGVSPGRAGATLILLTAPTLVLPLLTGVLTRLVQATTVTVVSVALVAVGAAWATVLGPHASTGTLAGPLLTIGGGVGLSIGLLDAIAIGSVPPARAATGAGMINTARLASETVAIAVVGAVLASTTGGRLADPGFTGGLRTVLWVMAGLALAAAVATALLARRGLPRAEAAGSAYPGGS, from the coding sequence GTGCGCAATCACCCGGCCGTCGTGCTGGTCGCTGTCCTGCTGTCCACGCTGGCGCTGCCGGTCTCGCTGACCGGCGCGTCGGTCGCCCTGCCGGAGGTGGGTCGCGACCTGGACGCCGGGCTCGCCGCCGTGCAGTGGGTGGTGAACGGCTACAACGCCACCTTCGCCAGCTTCATGCTCGCCACCGGCGCGCTGGCCGACCTGTTCGGCCGGCGCCGGGTGTACGCGGTCGGCCTGGCCCTGTTCGCCGGGGGTGGCCTGCTCGCCTCGGCCGCCCAGGACATCGTCCTGCTGGACCTGGCCCGCGCCCTGTCCGGCGTCGGGGCGGCGGCCGCCGCGACGAGCGCCTCCGCGCTGCTCGCCGGGGCGTTCCACGGCCGGGCCCGGGCCCGCGCCTTCAGCGTCTTCGGCACCACGATCGGCGCCGGCCTGGCCTTCGGCCCGTCGATCGCCGGGCTGCTCATCGAGGCGTTCGGCTGGCGGGCGGTCTTCGCCGCCCCGGCCCTGGTGGCCGCGCTGGTGCTGGTCGTGCTGGTGCCGCTGCTGCCGGAGTCCCGCCAGCCCGGGGCGGGCCGGGTGGACTGGCCGGGCACGGTCACCTTCACCGCCGCGCTGCTGCTGCTCATCTTCGGGTTCGTGCAGGGCCCCGACTACGGCTGGTCGGCGCCGGTGATCGTGGCGGCGTTCGTCGCCGCGGTGGCGCTGCTGGTGGCCTTCGTCCGCGTGGAGCGGCGCAGCGCCCAGCCGATGTTCGACCTTTCCCTGTTGGCGAACCCCCGGTTCGTCGGCATCTGCCTGGCGGCGGCCGTCATCGTCGCGGTGCTGGTGCCGCTGCTGGTCTACCTGCCGTCGTACCTGACGACGGTGGTCGGGGTGAGCCCCGGCCGGGCGGGAGCCACGCTGATCCTGCTCACCGCGCCGACGCTGGTGCTGCCGCTGCTCACCGGGGTGCTGACCCGGCTGGTGCAGGCCACCACGGTCACCGTGGTGTCGGTGGCGCTGGTCGCCGTCGGGGCGGCCTGGGCGACCGTGCTGGGCCCGCACGCGAGCACCGGCACGCTGGCCGGTCCGCTGCTGACCATCGGGGGCGGGGTGGGGCTGTCCATCGGGCTGCTGGACGCCATCGCGATCGGCAGCGTCCCCCCGGCCCGGGCCGCCACCGGCGCCGGGATGATCAACACGGCGCGGCTGGCCAGCGAGACGGTCGCCATCGCCGTGGTGGGCGCGGTGCTGGCCAGCACCACCGGTGGCCGGCTCGCCGACCCCGGCTTCACCGGCGGGCTGCGTACGGTGCTCTGGGTGATGGCCGGGCTGGCGCTGGCCGCCGCGGTCGCGACGGCCCTGCTGGCCCGGCGCGGCCTGCCGCGGGCCGAGGCGGCGGGAAGCGCCTATCCTGGCGGATCATGA
- a CDS encoding glycosyl hydrolase: MRSRVRLALSAAATALAAASVLTVIGPADAHTVSPANGNASASTRSVLNWLAHLPNRSSNRIASGFFGGYSNSGFSLSQTEELRSATGQYPAILSCDYGSGWATNSDITALVDYSCNSSLKSWWSSGGLVTISVHSPSPANANGGGLNTPMTNFADLLNPSTAAGARWRRLEDKMAAGLQDLENAGVPVLFRPFHEVNGDWFWWGNRDPNTFKQVWQQMYTYFTQTKGLDNLIWVYSADFSRGNRTTYYPGASYTDIVGMDAYDDNPQVAGIQSAYSELVGLGKPFAFAEIGPDTAGSFDYGRWVTAFQQSYPKTSYFLAWNDSWSPARNSGASTLFNNSWIANRGEVDLGNVTEPGGGTTTPPPSGGTLLAGFESGTDGWTGTNVTGGPWQVNEWAAQGSYSLKSDVNLGAGAAYLKKTATTSLSGRTTLRATARVAPWGSFGTGSQAKLYVKTGSSWQWYDGGSVAVTSSGANLSLNLGAVANLGDVREIGVQFVPGSGASGGSAVYVDNLTVS, translated from the coding sequence ATGCGAAGCAGAGTCCGCCTCGCGCTGAGCGCCGCCGCCACCGCGCTGGCCGCCGCCTCCGTCCTGACCGTGATCGGCCCCGCCGACGCGCACACCGTCTCCCCCGCCAACGGCAACGCCTCCGCCTCCACCAGGAGCGTGCTCAACTGGCTGGCGCACCTGCCCAACCGCAGCAGCAACCGGATCGCCTCCGGCTTCTTCGGCGGCTACAGCAACAGCGGCTTCTCGCTCAGCCAGACCGAGGAGCTGCGCTCCGCCACCGGGCAGTACCCGGCCATCCTCAGCTGCGACTACGGCTCCGGCTGGGCCACCAACAGCGACATCACCGCGCTGGTCGACTACTCCTGCAACTCCTCACTGAAGTCCTGGTGGAGCAGCGGCGGCCTGGTCACCATCAGCGTCCACTCGCCCAGCCCGGCCAACGCCAACGGCGGCGGGCTGAACACCCCGATGACCAACTTCGCCGACCTGCTCAACCCGTCCACCGCTGCCGGCGCCCGCTGGCGGCGGCTGGAGGACAAGATGGCCGCCGGCCTCCAGGACCTGGAGAACGCCGGCGTGCCGGTGCTGTTCCGGCCGTTCCACGAGGTCAACGGCGACTGGTTCTGGTGGGGCAACCGCGACCCGAACACCTTCAAGCAGGTGTGGCAGCAGATGTACACGTACTTCACCCAGACCAAGGGGCTGGACAACCTGATCTGGGTCTACTCGGCCGACTTCAGCCGGGGCAACCGGACCACCTACTACCCGGGCGCCTCCTACACCGACATCGTCGGCATGGACGCCTACGACGACAACCCGCAGGTCGCCGGCATCCAGTCCGCGTACTCGGAGCTGGTCGGGCTGGGCAAGCCGTTCGCCTTCGCCGAGATCGGCCCGGACACCGCCGGCTCCTTCGACTACGGCCGGTGGGTCACCGCGTTCCAGCAGAGCTACCCGAAGACGTCGTACTTCCTGGCCTGGAACGACAGCTGGAGCCCGGCCCGCAACTCCGGCGCGAGCACGCTGTTCAACAACTCCTGGATCGCCAACCGCGGCGAGGTCGACCTGGGCAACGTCACCGAACCCGGCGGCGGCACCACCACCCCGCCGCCGTCCGGCGGCACCCTGCTGGCCGGCTTCGAGTCCGGCACCGACGGCTGGACCGGCACGAACGTCACCGGCGGCCCGTGGCAGGTCAACGAGTGGGCCGCCCAGGGCTCCTACTCGCTGAAGTCCGACGTCAACCTGGGCGCCGGGGCCGCGTACCTGAAGAAGACCGCCACCACCAGCCTCAGCGGGAGGACCACCCTGCGGGCCACCGCGCGGGTCGCGCCGTGGGGCAGCTTCGGCACCGGCAGCCAGGCCAAGCTGTACGTCAAGACCGGCAGCTCCTGGCAGTGGTACGACGGCGGCTCGGTCGCCGTGACCTCCTCGGGCGCCAACCTCTCCCTCAACCTGGGCGCGGTGGCCAACCTCGGTGACGTCCGCGAGATCGGCGTGCAGTTCGTCCCCGGCAGCGGCGCGAGCGGCGGTTCCGCCGTCTACGTCGACAACCTCACCGTCTCCTGA
- a CDS encoding putative bifunctional diguanylate cyclase/phosphodiesterase: MQPQDVTVAAVAPLPISRVARAGLLAAGLVVLVELVWLLTELPGAALASDLGAVTVAAWSTVACVAAARRHPAALRRFWSLLAATMGLAALGRTVWTVERIGADDLPHTPLIGAIFTLGLVTGTAALLSSLSAPRSAVGRARTVLDGVIVGLALIPIGWVVVFRDVAAADLTDPLRTFALLYPMLDLMQLTILVAVAGPARRTWAPLTVIGVSLAIRAAADAGYVSLVAHGTYAPGHPIDVCWPLSYLLVGVASGYPPPPTCDGADDTVESPLPPWWRVALPYLPVGGAIVAVLLSRRPTGQTPHLVFVGMMALLGVLAVRQGLAANENLRLVARLRRLAYSDQLTGLPNRLMFTRRLRRALRTRAPVAVLLLDLDGFKQVNDRFGHAAGDRLLASIAERMHGVVGDAGTIARLGGDEFAVLLDGGRSVPPERLADRLLAALEPLPGEEDLGVHPSASIGIAEYGPQHTSHTDLLRDADIAMYAAKAAGKSAYRTCTPLLRESAVTRAELIADLRRAVDEKQLYLEYQPIVDLATGTVRSAEALVRWRHPRLGPLTPARFLPLAEETGLILPIDRWVIHEACRAAGAWRERAPEATVAVNISAAHLRRPDLIATVTGATAGAGLAPRALTLELTESALIEGSDAVLERLGQLRELGIRIAIDDFGTGYSSLSYLHRIPATELKIDRSFVARLGDDARAYATVEMVTRLAGAFDLAVVAEGVETEAQHAAVTAIGCVHGQGWRYGRPVALAELLTALTPAEPSAR, from the coding sequence GTGCAACCCCAGGACGTGACCGTGGCCGCCGTCGCGCCGCTGCCCATCAGCCGGGTGGCGCGGGCGGGCCTGCTGGCCGCCGGTCTCGTCGTACTCGTCGAACTGGTCTGGTTGCTCACCGAACTGCCCGGTGCCGCCCTGGCCAGCGACCTGGGCGCGGTCACCGTGGCGGCCTGGTCCACGGTGGCCTGCGTCGCCGCCGCCCGCCGGCACCCGGCGGCGCTGCGCCGGTTCTGGTCGCTGCTCGCCGCCACCATGGGCCTCGCCGCCCTCGGTCGTACGGTGTGGACCGTCGAGCGGATCGGCGCCGACGACCTGCCGCACACCCCGCTGATCGGCGCCATCTTCACCCTCGGCCTGGTCACCGGCACCGCCGCGCTGCTCAGCTCGCTGTCCGCGCCGCGCAGCGCCGTCGGCCGGGCCCGGACGGTGCTCGACGGGGTGATCGTCGGGCTGGCGCTGATCCCGATCGGCTGGGTGGTGGTCTTCCGCGACGTCGCCGCCGCCGACCTCACCGATCCGCTGCGCACCTTCGCACTGCTCTATCCGATGCTCGACCTGATGCAGCTGACCATCCTGGTGGCGGTCGCCGGGCCGGCCCGGCGGACCTGGGCGCCGCTGACGGTGATCGGGGTCAGCCTGGCCATCCGGGCCGCCGCCGACGCCGGGTACGTCTCCCTGGTCGCCCACGGCACGTACGCCCCCGGGCACCCGATCGACGTGTGCTGGCCGCTGAGCTACCTGCTGGTCGGGGTCGCCAGCGGCTACCCGCCGCCGCCGACCTGCGACGGCGCCGACGACACCGTCGAGTCGCCGCTGCCGCCGTGGTGGCGGGTGGCGCTGCCGTACCTGCCGGTGGGTGGCGCGATCGTGGCGGTGCTGCTGTCCCGCCGCCCGACCGGGCAGACCCCGCACCTGGTCTTCGTGGGCATGATGGCGCTGCTCGGCGTCCTGGCCGTCCGGCAGGGGCTGGCCGCCAACGAGAACCTGCGGCTGGTCGCCCGGCTGCGCCGGCTGGCCTACTCCGACCAGCTCACCGGCCTGCCGAACCGGCTGATGTTCACCCGGCGGCTGCGCCGCGCGCTGCGCACCCGGGCGCCGGTCGCCGTGCTGCTGCTCGACCTGGACGGCTTCAAGCAGGTCAACGACCGGTTCGGGCACGCCGCCGGTGACCGGCTGCTGGCCAGCATCGCCGAACGGATGCACGGTGTGGTCGGCGACGCCGGCACCATCGCCCGGCTGGGTGGCGACGAGTTCGCGGTGCTGCTCGACGGGGGCCGGTCGGTGCCGCCCGAGCGCCTCGCCGACCGGCTGCTCGCCGCGCTGGAACCGCTGCCCGGCGAGGAGGACCTCGGCGTGCACCCGTCGGCCAGCATCGGCATCGCCGAGTACGGGCCGCAGCACACCTCCCACACGGACCTGCTCCGCGACGCCGACATCGCCATGTACGCGGCCAAGGCCGCCGGCAAGTCCGCGTACCGGACCTGCACGCCGCTGCTGCGCGAGTCCGCGGTGACCCGGGCCGAGCTGATCGCCGACCTGCGGCGGGCGGTCGACGAGAAGCAGCTGTATCTCGAATACCAGCCGATCGTCGACCTGGCCACCGGCACGGTACGCAGCGCCGAGGCGCTGGTGCGCTGGCGGCATCCCCGGCTCGGGCCGCTGACCCCGGCCCGGTTCCTGCCGCTGGCCGAGGAGACCGGGCTGATCCTGCCGATCGACCGGTGGGTGATCCATGAGGCGTGCCGGGCGGCGGGGGCGTGGCGGGAGCGCGCCCCGGAAGCGACGGTCGCGGTGAACATCTCCGCCGCGCACCTGCGCCGGCCCGACCTGATCGCCACGGTCACCGGGGCGACCGCCGGGGCGGGGCTGGCCCCCCGCGCGCTCACCCTGGAGCTGACCGAGTCGGCGCTGATCGAGGGGAGCGACGCGGTGCTGGAACGGCTGGGCCAGCTCCGCGAGCTGGGCATCCGGATCGCCATCGACGACTTCGGCACCGGCTACTCGTCGCTGAGCTACCTGCACCGCATCCCGGCGACCGAGCTGAAGATCGACCGGTCGTTCGTGGCCCGGCTGGGCGACGACGCCCGGGCGTACGCGACGGTGGAGATGGTGACCCGACTGGCCGGCGCGTTCGACCTGGCGGTGGTGGCCGAGGGGGTGGAGACCGAGGCGCAGCACGCGGCGGTCACCGCGATCGGCTGCGTGCACGGCCAGGGTTGGCGGTACGGCCGTCCGGTGGCCCTGGCCGAGCTGCTCACCGCCCTCACTCCGGCGGAGCCTTCGGCCCGCTGA
- a CDS encoding TIGR03086 family metal-binding protein: MTPDLRAHDETAVRATMALVDRVRPEDLGRPTPCAGWDLAALLAHMTAQHRGFAASAAGRGTSLDEWQTRPLGDDPATEYADAAEQVIAAFAAPDVPERTFALPEFGAEVRVPGLRAVSFHFIDYVVYGWDVARSLDLPFTLPAQLLHAAVPVAEAIPDGSGRLAPGAAFAPRLPAPDEPDPLARILALVGRPPTWPRS, translated from the coding sequence GTGACTCCCGACCTTCGCGCCCACGACGAGACGGCGGTACGGGCGACCATGGCACTGGTCGACCGCGTACGCCCGGAGGACCTCGGCCGGCCCACACCCTGCGCCGGCTGGGACCTGGCCGCGCTGCTGGCGCACATGACCGCGCAGCACCGCGGGTTCGCCGCCTCGGCCGCCGGCCGGGGCACCTCCCTGGACGAGTGGCAGACCCGTCCACTCGGCGACGACCCCGCGACGGAGTACGCCGACGCCGCCGAGCAGGTCATCGCCGCCTTCGCCGCACCCGACGTGCCGGAGCGGACGTTCGCCCTCCCGGAATTCGGCGCGGAGGTACGGGTGCCGGGCCTGCGGGCCGTCAGCTTCCACTTCATCGACTACGTCGTGTACGGCTGGGACGTCGCCCGGTCACTCGACCTGCCGTTCACGCTGCCGGCGCAGCTGCTGCACGCCGCCGTTCCGGTCGCCGAGGCCATCCCGGACGGCAGCGGGCGGCTCGCGCCCGGCGCCGCCTTCGCCCCCCGCCTGCCCGCCCCCGACGAGCCCGACCCGCTGGCCCGGATCCTCGCGCTGGTCGGCCGCCCCCCGACCTGGCCGCGGTCCTGA
- a CDS encoding MerR family transcriptional regulator encodes MAYTVGQVARAAGVTVRTLHHYDEIGLLSPGGRTPAGYRRYDDADLERLQLIRYYRELGFPLDEIAAILDDPAADPAAHLRRQHELLTGRIGKLREMVAAIELAMEARKMNIQLTPEERFQVFGDFDPDEHTEEAQRRWGDTDAYRQSAERTARYSKDDWLRNKAENEDWGRRFVAVMTSGVAADSAEAMALAEEHRQLITRWFYDCPYELHVCLADMYVADERFTGYFETIHPGMAAYLAEAIHANAISRA; translated from the coding sequence ATGGCGTACACGGTGGGACAGGTGGCGCGGGCCGCCGGGGTGACGGTGCGGACGCTGCACCACTACGACGAGATCGGCTTGTTGTCGCCGGGTGGGCGTACGCCGGCCGGCTACCGCCGCTACGACGACGCGGACCTGGAGCGGTTGCAGCTGATCCGCTACTACCGCGAGCTGGGGTTCCCGTTGGACGAGATCGCGGCGATCCTCGACGACCCGGCCGCCGACCCGGCGGCGCACCTGCGTCGGCAGCACGAGCTGCTCACCGGGCGGATCGGGAAGCTGCGGGAGATGGTCGCCGCGATCGAACTCGCGATGGAGGCGAGGAAGATGAACATCCAGCTGACCCCGGAGGAGCGGTTCCAGGTCTTCGGCGACTTCGACCCGGACGAGCACACCGAGGAGGCGCAGCGGCGCTGGGGCGACACCGATGCGTACCGGCAGTCGGCCGAGCGGACGGCCCGCTACTCCAAGGACGACTGGCTGCGGAACAAGGCGGAGAACGAGGACTGGGGGCGGCGGTTCGTCGCGGTGATGACCTCGGGCGTGGCGGCGGACTCGGCGGAGGCGATGGCGCTGGCCGAGGAGCACCGGCAGCTGATCACCCGCTGGTTCTACGACTGCCCGTACGAGCTGCACGTCTGCCTGGCCGACATGTACGTGGCCGACGAGCGGTTCACCGGGTACTTCGAGACGATCCACCCGGGGATGGCGGCCTATCTGGCCGAGGCGATCCACGCTAACGCCATCAGCCGCGCCTGA
- a CDS encoding putative quinol monooxygenase, with protein sequence MLIVAGTLYVDPADRDAYLASCVEVIRAARSAPGCVDFAVSPDLVEPARINVYERWESEEQLLAFRGAGPSGEQAAAIRGAEVHRFVISAVEAP encoded by the coding sequence ATGCTGATCGTCGCCGGCACCCTCTACGTCGACCCGGCCGACCGGGACGCGTACCTGGCCTCGTGCGTGGAGGTGATCCGGGCGGCCCGGTCCGCGCCGGGCTGCGTGGACTTCGCGGTCAGCCCGGACCTGGTCGAGCCGGCCCGGATCAACGTCTACGAACGCTGGGAGTCCGAGGAGCAGCTGCTCGCCTTCCGGGGCGCCGGACCGAGCGGCGAGCAGGCGGCGGCCATCCGCGGCGCGGAGGTGCACCGCTTCGTGATCTCCGCCGTCGAGGCCCCCTGA
- a CDS encoding GntT/GntP/DsdX family permease — MTPVLAAPAEPLTNAGNTQLIIAALLGIAAVVLLIAWGKVHPFLSLILGAAVLGVVAGVTPDKIVTSFSGGVGSTVGGVGLLIALGAMIGGMLAESGGADSIVERVVARVSGGALPWAMAGVAALIGLPLFFEVGVVLLVPIVLLVSRRVDVPLMKIGIPALAGLSVLHGLVPPHPGPLVAIDALGANLGQTLALGLLVAIPTVIIAGPVFGNFIARYVPATAPEALLPTRRPLTVAGRRTGGAADAGRSTSVGTADVGPATGRAADTRPTTPGRGPVDDDGDLVTSDDLVNPGTGHPGEPIAEETRPRRAPALWAAVVTVLLPVVLMLLRAIGELTLAEDTGGRKALDIVGTPIVALLAGVIFAMIFLGYRTGFSRTQVSGFLGGSLPAIAGILLIVAAGGGFKQVLVDAGVGNLVADAAKDANLSPLLLGWLVAVGIRVATGSATVATITAAGIVSPLAATLQGPEVALLALAVGCGSLFFSHVNDAGFWLVKEYFGLTVGQTIKSWSVMETIISVVGFAGVMLLDLIL, encoded by the coding sequence GTGACCCCTGTTCTCGCCGCACCGGCGGAACCACTCACGAACGCCGGAAACACCCAACTGATCATCGCGGCCCTGCTGGGCATCGCCGCGGTGGTGCTCCTCATCGCCTGGGGGAAGGTCCATCCCTTCCTGTCGCTGATCCTCGGCGCCGCTGTGCTCGGCGTCGTCGCCGGCGTCACGCCCGACAAGATCGTCACCTCGTTCAGCGGCGGGGTCGGCTCCACCGTCGGCGGCGTCGGCCTGCTGATCGCCCTCGGCGCCATGATCGGCGGCATGCTCGCCGAGTCCGGCGGGGCGGACAGCATCGTCGAACGGGTCGTCGCCCGGGTCTCCGGCGGCGCCCTGCCCTGGGCGATGGCCGGCGTGGCCGCGCTGATCGGCCTGCCGCTCTTCTTCGAGGTCGGCGTGGTCCTGCTGGTGCCGATCGTGCTGCTGGTCTCCCGCCGGGTCGACGTACCCCTGATGAAGATCGGCATCCCGGCGCTGGCCGGCCTGTCGGTGCTGCACGGCCTGGTGCCGCCGCACCCCGGCCCGCTGGTCGCCATCGACGCCCTCGGCGCCAACCTCGGCCAGACCCTCGCCCTGGGCCTGCTGGTAGCCATCCCCACGGTGATCATCGCCGGCCCGGTCTTCGGTAACTTCATCGCCCGGTACGTGCCGGCCACCGCGCCGGAGGCCCTGCTGCCCACCCGCCGGCCCCTCACCGTCGCCGGCCGGCGCACCGGCGGTGCAGCCGACGCCGGCCGCTCCACCTCCGTCGGTACGGCCGACGTCGGCCCGGCCACCGGCCGAGCGGCCGACACCCGGCCCACCACCCCCGGCCGCGGACCGGTCGACGACGACGGCGACCTGGTGACCTCCGACGACCTGGTCAACCCGGGCACCGGCCACCCCGGCGAGCCGATCGCCGAGGAGACCCGCCCCCGCCGCGCCCCCGCCCTCTGGGCCGCCGTGGTGACCGTGCTGCTGCCCGTGGTGCTGATGCTGCTGCGCGCCATCGGCGAGCTGACCCTCGCCGAGGACACCGGCGGCCGCAAGGCGCTGGACATCGTCGGCACGCCGATCGTGGCCCTGCTCGCCGGCGTCATCTTCGCGATGATCTTCCTGGGCTACCGGACCGGCTTCAGCCGTACCCAGGTCTCCGGTTTCCTCGGCGGCTCGCTGCCGGCCATCGCCGGCATCCTGCTGATCGTCGCCGCCGGTGGCGGTTTCAAGCAGGTCCTGGTCGACGCCGGCGTGGGCAACCTGGTCGCCGACGCGGCCAAGGACGCGAACCTGTCCCCGCTGCTGCTCGGCTGGCTGGTCGCGGTCGGCATCCGGGTCGCCACCGGCTCGGCCACCGTCGCCACCATCACCGCCGCCGGCATCGTCTCGCCTCTCGCGGCGACCCTGCAGGGCCCCGAGGTCGCCCTGCTGGCCCTGGCCGTCGGCTGCGGCTCGCTGTTCTTCTCGCACGTCAACGACGCCGGCTTCTGGCTGGTCAAGGAGTACTTCGGCCTGACCGTCGGGCAGACCATCAAGAGCTGGTCGGTGATGGAGACCATCATCTCGGTGGTCGGCTTCGCCGGCGTCATGCTGCTCGACCTGATCCTGTAG